The Niallia alba genome includes a window with the following:
- a CDS encoding cysteine hydrolase family protein, which yields MNQVLLIIDVQQELVDGNEQTNEIYNKTGLLETINLVIEKANKTKVEVIFVRDKDVAGGEGPGFQIHSDLNVPVEAKIFDKYATNAFYGTGLLEYLQSKSINHLVIMGCETPYCIDTAVRTATVNKMDVTLVGNGHSTTDSTILPAEKIIKHHNKILHGHYNVDHFSIVREAAEDLFAPIHDSYR from the coding sequence TTGAATCAAGTATTATTAATTATTGATGTGCAACAAGAGCTTGTTGATGGCAATGAGCAAACAAATGAGATTTATAATAAAACTGGATTATTAGAGACAATTAATCTAGTTATTGAAAAGGCAAATAAAACAAAAGTAGAAGTTATTTTCGTAAGAGATAAAGATGTTGCTGGAGGGGAAGGTCCTGGATTTCAAATTCATTCCGATTTGAATGTCCCTGTTGAAGCAAAAATCTTTGATAAATATGCTACTAATGCCTTTTATGGGACAGGATTATTAGAGTATTTGCAATCAAAAAGTATAAATCATCTTGTTATTATGGGCTGTGAAACACCTTATTGTATTGATACTGCTGTCCGGACAGCAACAGTAAACAAGATGGATGTAACATTAGTTGGTAACGGACATTCCACAACTGACTCTACCATTCTTCCTGCAGAAAAAATCATTAAACATCATAATAAGATATTACACGGTCATTATAATGTCGATCATTTTTCCATCGTTCGTGAAGCTGCTGAGGATTTGTTTGCGCCTATTCATGATAGTTATCGATAG
- a CDS encoding nucleotidyltransferase family protein, which produces MLQSEESILHIIKKDKIMMEIIKATSTLNLPDWWICAGFVRSKIWDFLHGFNERTSIPDVDVIYFDPTRIDEKYEKELEKKLFYLMPAIPWSVKNQARMHIVNNLPPYRSSEDAISKFPETATALGVMLDNDNNLVLTAPCGIDDVINLVLKPTPYFTETNERVAIYEARIGNKNWQSIWNKLKVHPIKNSN; this is translated from the coding sequence ATGTTACAGAGTGAAGAATCGATCCTTCATATCATTAAAAAGGATAAAATAATGATGGAGATTATAAAAGCTACTAGTACTTTAAATTTACCTGACTGGTGGATATGTGCTGGTTTTGTCCGATCAAAAATATGGGATTTCTTACATGGTTTTAATGAACGGACTAGTATACCTGATGTAGATGTGATTTATTTTGATCCTACTAGAATAGATGAGAAGTACGAAAAGGAATTAGAGAAGAAGCTATTTTATTTAATGCCTGCAATCCCTTGGTCTGTCAAAAATCAAGCTAGAATGCATATCGTTAATAATTTACCACCTTATCGATCCTCTGAAGATGCCATTTCCAAATTCCCAGAAACGGCAACCGCTCTTGGAGTAATGCTAGATAATGATAACAATTTAGTACTTACTGCTCCTTGTGGAATTGATGATGTAATTAACTTAGTGTTAAAACCTACTCCTTATTTTACAGAAACGAACGAACGGGTTGCTATTTATGAGGCACGAATAGGAAATAAGAATTGGCAATCTATTTGGAATAAGCTTAAAGTTCATCCTATTAAAAATAGTAATTAA
- a CDS encoding HAD family hydrolase, whose product MKTVIKAAFFDLDGTMLDRDASVKQFIVKQYDRLEKFLSPISKRTYCERFIELDNHGYVWKDKVYTQLVEDYQIKGLTSEDLLEDYLTYFKEDCLPFPRLVEMLEQLKQNHLKLAIISNGNGRFQMDNILSLGIKSYFEVILISEWEGMKKPDQQIFQRAMMKLNMTPKECIFIGDHPKNDIIAAKQAGMETVWKRNDQWNGAKTNFIIDELIEIPQLITNLNKKKEFSSF is encoded by the coding sequence ATGAAAACAGTGATTAAAGCCGCTTTCTTTGATTTGGATGGAACGATGCTTGATAGAGATGCATCGGTAAAACAGTTTATAGTAAAACAATATGACAGATTGGAGAAGTTTCTTTCTCCTATTTCCAAACGAACTTATTGTGAACGATTTATTGAATTAGATAACCATGGCTATGTCTGGAAAGATAAAGTTTATACGCAACTAGTTGAAGACTATCAGATAAAAGGATTAACTTCAGAAGACCTTCTTGAAGATTATCTCACTTATTTTAAAGAAGATTGCCTCCCTTTTCCTAGGCTAGTCGAAATGCTAGAGCAACTAAAACAAAATCATCTTAAGCTAGCAATTATTTCGAATGGAAATGGTAGATTTCAAATGGATAATATTCTCTCCCTTGGAATCAAATCCTATTTTGAGGTGATTCTTATTTCAGAATGGGAAGGGATGAAAAAGCCAGATCAACAAATATTTCAACGTGCTATGATGAAATTAAATATGACACCGAAAGAATGTATCTTTATCGGTGACCATCCTAAAAATGATATTATTGCCGCAAAACAAGCAGGAATGGAGACAGTCTGGAAAAGAAATGACCAGTGGAATGGTGCGAAAACTAATTTTATTATTGATGAACTAATTGAAATCCCTCAATTAATAACAAACTTAAACAAGAAAAAGGAATTTAGTTCGTTTTAA
- a CDS encoding histidine phosphatase family protein translates to MELIFIRHGEAEHTLDLPTSLKMRNPSLTKKGMDQANVLKENFPLTHEDIVFISPLVRTMQTALLWSEGIHCRKIVTPYISPRMFPILPNKQTLPCDEMMGKERIIDLFPSYELDVNAPFSLWHEGFNTVVEEKFRKYAEEFLSNCSQLQKEKIYIVSHDGTITSYRQLLLGRELSRDDFPKEAGWFRINC, encoded by the coding sequence ATGGAATTAATCTTTATACGTCACGGGGAGGCAGAACATACGCTTGATCTACCAACTAGTCTAAAAATGAGAAATCCTTCTCTCACCAAGAAAGGAATGGACCAAGCGAATGTGTTAAAGGAGAACTTTCCTTTAACACATGAGGATATTGTTTTCATTAGTCCTTTGGTACGAACTATGCAAACAGCATTGCTTTGGAGTGAGGGGATTCATTGTAGAAAAATAGTAACTCCTTATATTTCACCAAGAATGTTCCCTATCTTACCTAATAAGCAGACATTACCATGTGATGAAATGATGGGAAAGGAGAGAATAATAGATTTATTTCCTTCCTATGAACTAGATGTCAATGCTCCCTTTTCATTATGGCATGAGGGATTTAATACTGTAGTAGAAGAAAAATTTAGAAAATATGCAGAAGAATTTTTATCAAATTGCAGCCAGTTACAAAAAGAGAAAATCTATATTGTATCTCATGATGGCACAATAACATCCTATCGCCAGTTACTATTAGGCAGAGAATTAAGCAGAGACGATTTTCCTAAAGAGGCCGGCTGGTTTCGGATAAATTGTTAA
- a CDS encoding GNAT family N-acetyltransferase: MINEQLLMKELTTEEEWKSAFPVMKQLRTQLDLDTYLALVSESVQKEGYRMIALCNQKEIVALCGYMPMITLYNGKFIWVCELITDSRHRSKGHGKILLDYVQQWAIDNDYPIVSLSSGLQRIDAHRFYEEKMEYEKVSYVYLKKI, translated from the coding sequence ATGATAAATGAACAATTACTCATGAAAGAATTGACTACAGAGGAAGAATGGAAATCAGCATTTCCAGTTATGAAGCAATTAAGAACACAATTAGATTTGGACACATATCTTGCATTAGTGTCTGAATCGGTTCAAAAAGAAGGATACCGTATGATTGCCCTTTGCAATCAAAAGGAAATCGTTGCCCTTTGTGGATATATGCCCATGATCACCTTATACAATGGCAAATTTATATGGGTTTGTGAATTAATTACAGATAGCAGACATCGTTCAAAAGGTCATGGAAAAATATTATTAGACTATGTTCAACAGTGGGCCATCGACAATGACTATCCTATCGTGTCTTTATCTTCTGGTTTACAACGTATCGATGCCCATCGTTTTTATGAAGAGAAGATGGAATATGAAAAAGTAAGCTATGTTTATTTGAAGAAAATATAA
- a CDS encoding YxiG family protein produces MSVNLDTEKKLQQFFSEIEYQTIVDLKVNYLKETISLKLISVNNAELIKINIIFNQVMSYYIYQEPEYDTYRLNDFDENSNLLLTESSYFPQGFGKIKIESLNSELKEIETLSSTTNFYFQVNNKDYFFIEANSVSINGKEYRNLIVDDKELKKPLG; encoded by the coding sequence GTGTCAGTTAATTTGGATACAGAAAAAAAACTGCAACAGTTTTTTTCTGAAATAGAGTATCAAACTATTGTTGACTTGAAAGTTAATTATCTTAAAGAAACTATTTCCCTTAAATTAATAAGTGTTAATAATGCTGAATTAATCAAAATTAATATTATATTTAATCAAGTCATGTCTTATTATATTTATCAAGAACCAGAGTATGATACGTATAGATTAAATGATTTTGATGAAAATTCCAATTTGCTACTAACTGAATCAAGCTATTTTCCACAAGGATTTGGTAAAATTAAGATTGAGAGTCTTAATAGTGAATTAAAAGAAATAGAAACACTTTCATCTACAACAAATTTCTATTTTCAAGTTAATAATAAGGACTACTTCTTTATCGAAGCAAACTCCGTAAGTATAAATGGTAAAGAGTATAGAAACTTGATTGTAGATGATAAAGAATTAAAGAAACCATTAGGTTGA
- the pdxR gene encoding MocR-like pyridoxine biosynthesis transcription factor PdxR, with product MLELTPILQKDSREPLYIQLAEFIKQEIMNKHILPNEKLPSKRKLSTHLQLSLNTVQAAYDQLCAEGYVESIPRKGLFVLNIDEEYSYQLGKEIPYVEKKKEQMKQVKMDFNSGKVDTKCFPYNNWRKLSMQSIYEDQNSWFTNGDPQGELNLREQIAKHLYEARGVHCYPNQIVIGAGTQVLIGLLVLLLGRDKIFALENPGYHRVRVVLQDMGISTIPIPIDENGMEVSHLNKSKANVAYVTPSHQFPYGMIMPITRRFELLNWAERNNGFIIEDDYDGEYRYKGKPIPALQGLDTNNRIIYLGTFSKSLIPSLRISYAVLPEPLSSVYQNHFTVYKQTVSRMHQDTLYRFIKEGYWNSHLNKMRTLYRKKRQVLLQAIHRYLDRNVEVIGENAGLHIVLEVKTDWSEARLIEKALDFGVKVYPMSPYYFQNNYPGNPKVIIGYGGLTELEIEAGVELLMKAWELV from the coding sequence GTGTTAGAATTAACACCCATTTTACAGAAAGATAGTAGGGAGCCGCTTTATATTCAATTAGCTGAATTTATTAAACAAGAAATTATGAATAAACATATTTTACCTAATGAAAAATTACCTTCAAAAAGAAAGTTATCAACTCATTTGCAGCTAAGTTTAAATACGGTTCAAGCAGCCTATGATCAATTATGCGCAGAAGGATATGTAGAAAGTATTCCGAGAAAAGGATTATTTGTTTTGAACATTGATGAAGAATATAGCTATCAACTAGGTAAAGAAATCCCATATGTGGAAAAGAAGAAAGAACAAATGAAACAAGTTAAAATGGATTTCAACTCAGGTAAGGTGGATACTAAATGTTTTCCTTACAATAACTGGAGAAAACTATCCATGCAATCCATATATGAAGATCAAAATTCATGGTTTACAAATGGAGATCCACAAGGAGAGCTAAACTTAAGAGAACAAATTGCCAAGCATTTGTATGAGGCAAGAGGGGTGCATTGTTATCCGAATCAAATTGTAATAGGGGCAGGTACGCAAGTATTAATTGGATTACTTGTTTTATTGTTAGGAAGGGATAAAATATTTGCACTTGAAAACCCTGGCTATCACCGAGTTAGAGTGGTTTTACAGGATATGGGGATATCAACAATCCCTATTCCTATTGATGAAAATGGTATGGAGGTTTCTCATCTCAATAAAAGTAAAGCAAATGTCGCCTACGTAACTCCGTCTCATCAATTCCCATATGGAATGATTATGCCAATTACACGCAGATTTGAATTATTAAATTGGGCAGAAAGAAATAATGGCTTTATTATAGAAGATGATTATGACGGAGAATATCGCTATAAAGGAAAGCCAATTCCTGCGCTTCAAGGACTGGATACAAACAATCGGATTATTTATTTAGGGACCTTCTCAAAATCATTAATCCCTTCCTTGAGAATCAGCTATGCTGTTTTGCCAGAGCCCTTATCTAGTGTATATCAGAATCATTTCACGGTTTATAAGCAAACTGTTTCTCGTATGCACCAAGATACATTGTACCGGTTTATTAAAGAAGGCTATTGGAATAGCCATTTAAACAAAATGAGAACATTATATCGAAAAAAGCGGCAAGTATTACTCCAGGCTATTCATCGATATTTAGATAGAAATGTAGAAGTGATTGGAGAAAATGCTGGACTTCATATTGTTTTAGAAGTGAAGACTGATTGGAGTGAAGCTAGATTAATTGAAAAAGCATTGGATTTTGGAGTGAAAGTATATCCTATGTCTCCGTATTATTTTCAAAATAACTATCCCGGCAATCCTAAAGTAATTATAGGATATGGCGGATTGACAGAATTGGAAATAGAAGCAGGGGTAGAATTGTTAATGAAGGCTTGGGAGTTAGTCTAG